From the genome of Turicibacter faecis, one region includes:
- a CDS encoding LytR/AlgR family response regulator transcription factor, with amino-acid sequence MYRIAICEDESFQMKQIMTQVERYGKAKNISLNIKAFDCAELFLNHFKEAYDLVFLDIHLPGIDGIQLAKKIREQSHRTKIVFLTAHENFWPEGYKVLASRFLIKPITDESLYLEIEEVMDQLIEQTPFVLASQDKRVAKVAVEDIFYLEIAGRKVNLYTKDEVYVSSKSLAQFKKELEHHHFAQTHSSYLVNLKHVKLVGKDSVTLTNGQEVYISLRKYKQFKEKFMEYVSSL; translated from the coding sequence TTGTACCGTATTGCAATTTGTGAGGATGAGTCGTTTCAAATGAAGCAAATTATGACGCAAGTTGAGCGTTACGGAAAGGCAAAGAATATTTCGTTAAATATAAAAGCATTTGATTGTGCTGAATTATTTTTAAACCATTTCAAAGAGGCATATGATTTGGTGTTCCTTGATATTCATTTGCCGGGCATTGATGGAATTCAGTTAGCAAAAAAAATTCGTGAACAATCGCACCGAACAAAAATTGTTTTTTTAACGGCGCATGAAAATTTCTGGCCTGAGGGGTATAAAGTACTTGCTTCAAGATTTCTTATTAAGCCGATCACTGATGAGTCTTTATATTTAGAAATTGAAGAGGTTATGGATCAACTGATTGAGCAGACGCCATTTGTACTAGCCTCTCAAGATAAAAGGGTAGCAAAAGTCGCCGTAGAAGATATCTTTTATTTAGAGATAGCGGGTCGTAAGGTTAACCTCTATACAAAGGATGAAGTCTATGTCAGTTCTAAAAGTCTAGCACAGTTTAAAAAAGAACTAGAACATCATCACTTTGCGCAAACACATTCAAGTTATCTTGTTAATTTGAAGCATGTTAAATTAGTGGGGAAAGATAGTGTCACGTTAACGAACGGTCAAGAAGTTTATATCTCCTTACGAAAATATAAACAATTTAAAGAGAAATTTATGGAATATGTGAGTAGTCTATAA
- a CDS encoding LTA synthase family protein — protein sequence MKRWAQLKEYGRDYWYYGVMVIGSLGLSIIIQWLQLGSLSQAVHFIGQRPFYFLVNVLILMVSYSLALLVKRKWFCFALVTFIWGFLAVANAVVLHFRGMPLMFADLFLIGEAAKLIDLYFTPMTMGLFIAVIVLLFVGMAFLFKVKASVKKRDYLLFTTMVIPIIYGLYGIEKQGIMPPDKVNYVKSYDQYGFAYSVVNSIYPYLQGEQTQNKKHLEALANDLQSYPFEEVQAENLPNVVMIQLESFMDPLEIEGVTYSEDPIATFRSLTESYPSGTMVVPTFGAGTVRTEFEALTSISMSAFKPGANPYDEILGGNPVQSLATIFNEKGHRTTFLHNYEGNFYNRHFVVSQLGFKTYVPLEYMAGDHGPHVIDETDDALLVDYIIKTMEKDEAPNFIYAVTAGTHQPYSLTDGETSEITVKGKKDKEELLPLQDYANRMHSLDVQIKRLVEYIDTLSEPTVVVMFGDHLPNLSLVTNEKTYAHDLYETPYLIYSNTELQPVAPFHEMTAYQLGSYLLQLLGMPDGAMNSIHKTYATTEEYQQILDLVQFDLLKGDGQFYQNKILPYTSYLFFGLDELKIDSVETEDELLIIRGDGFSSESRVYLDGEPYSTTYVSPQELQVVGAHVDYQLIEIKQHSGLDQTIGQGAQYEKEVSLTN from the coding sequence ATGAAAAGGTGGGCACAACTTAAGGAGTATGGGCGCGACTACTGGTATTATGGGGTTATGGTGATTGGATCGTTAGGATTAAGTATCATCATTCAATGGTTACAGTTAGGGTCGCTATCTCAAGCGGTTCATTTTATAGGACAACGGCCGTTTTATTTTTTAGTTAATGTGTTAATTCTCATGGTGAGTTATAGTTTAGCGCTTTTGGTGAAGCGTAAATGGTTTTGCTTTGCTCTTGTGACGTTTATTTGGGGATTTTTAGCGGTTGCCAATGCCGTCGTCCTTCATTTTAGAGGGATGCCGTTGATGTTTGCGGATCTTTTTTTAATCGGCGAAGCAGCAAAGCTTATTGACCTTTATTTTACACCGATGACGATGGGTCTCTTTATAGCAGTTATCGTGCTCTTATTCGTCGGAATGGCTTTTTTATTTAAAGTAAAGGCGTCGGTGAAAAAAAGAGACTATCTCTTATTTACCACAATGGTGATTCCGATTATTTATGGGTTATATGGAATTGAGAAGCAAGGCATCATGCCACCGGATAAAGTGAATTATGTGAAAAGTTATGACCAATATGGATTTGCGTATTCGGTTGTGAATTCGATTTACCCTTATTTGCAGGGGGAGCAGACCCAAAATAAAAAGCATCTGGAGGCGTTAGCGAACGACCTACAGTCTTATCCGTTTGAAGAGGTTCAGGCAGAGAATCTGCCGAATGTGGTGATGATTCAGTTGGAATCGTTTATGGATCCTTTAGAAATTGAAGGGGTCACGTACAGTGAAGATCCAATCGCAACGTTTCGATCTCTTACAGAAAGTTATCCGAGTGGAACGATGGTTGTTCCAACCTTTGGAGCGGGAACGGTTCGCACGGAGTTTGAGGCATTAACATCGATTTCAATGTCGGCGTTTAAACCTGGGGCCAATCCTTATGATGAAATTTTAGGAGGAAATCCGGTTCAATCGTTGGCAACAATCTTTAATGAAAAGGGGCATCGAACGACGTTTTTGCATAACTATGAAGGTAATTTTTATAATCGTCATTTCGTCGTGAGTCAGCTAGGGTTTAAAACGTATGTTCCGTTAGAATATATGGCGGGTGATCATGGACCACACGTGATTGATGAAACCGATGATGCACTGTTAGTGGATTATATCATTAAAACAATGGAAAAAGATGAGGCACCGAACTTTATCTATGCCGTGACGGCAGGAACGCATCAACCGTATAGTCTAACCGATGGTGAAACATCAGAAATTACGGTTAAGGGGAAGAAAGATAAAGAGGAGCTTTTACCACTTCAAGATTATGCGAATCGGATGCATAGCTTAGATGTGCAGATCAAGCGGTTAGTCGAATATATCGATACGTTATCAGAACCAACAGTTGTTGTGATGTTCGGGGATCATTTACCTAATTTATCACTCGTAACCAATGAAAAAACGTATGCGCATGATTTATATGAAACACCTTATTTGATTTATAGTAATACAGAGCTTCAACCGGTGGCGCCCTTTCATGAGATGACGGCGTACCAATTAGGTTCTTATTTGTTGCAATTACTTGGAATGCCGGATGGAGCAATGAATAGTATTCATAAAACTTATGCAACGACGGAGGAGTATCAACAGATTTTAGACTTAGTTCAGTTTGATTTATTAAAAGGTGACGGCCAATTTTATCAAAATAAAATTTTGCCCTATACGTCTTATCTGTTCTTTGGATTGGATGAATTGAAGATTGATTCAGTTGAAACAGAAGATGAACTCCTTATTATTCGTGGAGATGGTTTTTCTTCTGAAAGTCGGGTCTACTTGGACGGGGAGCCGTATAGTACGACTTACGTTTCTCCACAGGAATTGCAAGTCGTGGGGGCTCATGTCGACTATCAATTAATCGAAATTAAACAACATAGTGGACTCGATCAAACGATTGGTCAAGGGGCACAATACGAAAAGGAAGTTAGTCTAACCAACTAA
- a CDS encoding GGDEF domain-containing protein, whose product MRGKSRWLKILSVLVIVAILVASVLRGKVFFSESDEFIEKILSGESQNFSEEQLATYEIDINKELTHLKSRKDLEKIYFALGKIAALQGNYESSTNYLLNAASFITGRHQPIDALIYETLATNYLVLDDVENGYLYFEEANNVIFQLKNSPLAISFYQQFAKGLTEYTDHTTFPIYLLSEAIQLTRDEEQKVILMKQLAEVYDINGLKDLAVSELTRALNMSVSLHNKELQLQLMNHLIRFYFGAHQYEETEEMLKNYFSIASDDPKENYDMLWHWLQVQYFLHGYEGFENGLSKLAKKYPEVVEEEKEYIEWFIAFNRAYFLMLEGKYEESEAYLKEAELIKNRENVSPVVSELIEMVRLDLSYRTKASDINFTERYQQLLAKMYFTPDTSGIMHHVMPQILARLLELGDYETVYQYTSRLRDPLDQELDAINALRDMIQKSAQREMQFNTSFSRVVIKYGGYVMATLFGIGLAYGAYRYNVYLATLKKRVKDSGKTDTLTRTLTKKALYEQLESEMDPDKNYYFLLMDINDFKLYNQDFGYLAGDRVLVEISHLLKEVFPDAAISRHSGHHFIIVLKDVEEHAVIEKVTFILEAIKQSQTISAKREITCCVGISKGHIKNTIDIDEYINLATIKLNISKQRGKGIYTL is encoded by the coding sequence ATGAGGGGCAAGTCCCGTTGGCTAAAGATTTTGAGTGTTCTAGTGATAGTGGCTATTTTAGTAGCCTCTGTCTTGAGAGGGAAGGTATTTTTTTCGGAAAGTGACGAGTTTATTGAAAAGATTCTTAGTGGAGAGAGTCAAAATTTCAGTGAGGAACAATTAGCAACTTATGAAATAGATATTAATAAAGAGCTCACGCATTTAAAGAGTCGTAAGGATTTAGAAAAAATCTACTTTGCGTTAGGAAAAATTGCTGCTCTTCAAGGAAATTATGAGTCATCAACTAATTATTTATTAAATGCTGCAAGTTTTATTACAGGCCGACATCAACCGATTGACGCGTTGATTTATGAAACACTTGCGACAAATTACTTAGTGCTCGACGATGTTGAGAACGGATATCTTTATTTTGAAGAGGCGAATAATGTTATTTTTCAACTGAAAAATTCGCCGCTGGCGATTTCCTTTTATCAGCAGTTTGCTAAAGGGTTGACGGAGTATACGGATCATACGACATTCCCGATTTACTTATTGAGTGAGGCTATTCAGTTAACTCGGGATGAGGAACAAAAGGTCATCTTAATGAAACAACTCGCCGAAGTTTATGATATAAATGGTTTAAAAGATTTAGCGGTCAGCGAGTTAACGCGTGCCCTCAATATGAGTGTGAGTTTACACAATAAGGAACTCCAGCTTCAATTGATGAATCATCTCATCCGTTTTTATTTCGGGGCACACCAATATGAGGAAACAGAGGAGATGTTAAAAAATTATTTTTCCATTGCTTCTGATGATCCTAAGGAAAACTATGATATGTTATGGCATTGGCTGCAAGTTCAATATTTCCTGCATGGATATGAGGGGTTTGAAAATGGCTTATCTAAACTAGCAAAAAAATACCCTGAAGTTGTCGAAGAAGAAAAAGAATATATTGAATGGTTTATCGCATTTAATCGAGCATATTTTCTCATGTTAGAAGGAAAATACGAGGAAAGTGAAGCATACTTAAAAGAAGCTGAATTGATAAAAAATAGAGAGAATGTTTCCCCAGTTGTTAGTGAATTAATCGAGATGGTTCGTTTAGATTTAAGTTATCGGACAAAAGCGAGTGACATTAACTTTACCGAGCGTTATCAACAATTGCTAGCAAAGATGTATTTTACCCCCGATACTTCAGGGATTATGCATCACGTGATGCCACAAATTCTAGCACGATTACTCGAGCTAGGTGACTATGAAACCGTCTATCAATATACTTCTCGTTTAAGAGATCCACTCGATCAGGAACTTGATGCGATTAATGCCTTACGCGACATGATTCAAAAAAGTGCCCAACGCGAGATGCAGTTTAACACCTCATTCTCACGAGTCGTAATAAAATATGGAGGATACGTGATGGCGACCTTATTTGGGATTGGCTTGGCATACGGGGCTTATCGTTATAATGTTTATTTGGCAACCTTGAAAAAACGAGTAAAGGACAGTGGAAAAACCGATACTTTAACTCGAACGCTCACGAAAAAAGCATTATATGAACAGCTAGAGTCCGAAATGGACCCGGATAAAAACTATTATTTCTTATTAATGGACATCAATGATTTTAAATTGTATAACCAAGACTTTGGGTATTTAGCGGGAGATCGCGTACTTGTAGAAATATCTCACTTACTAAAAGAAGTGTTTCCAGATGCCGCTATTTCGCGCCATTCTGGACACCACTTTATTATTGTTTTGAAAGACGTTGAAGAGCATGCTGTGATTGAGAAAGTTACCTTTATTTTAGAGGCCATTAAGCAGAGTCAAACAATCTCAGCCAAACGCGAAATCACGTGCTGTGTGGGGATTAGTAAAGGTCATATAAAAAATACAATCGATATTGATGAATACATTAATCTTGCGACGATTAAATTAAACATTTCTAAGCAAAGAGGTAAAGGAATTTATACCTTATAG
- a CDS encoding sensor histidine kinase, with protein MQNRTKHIVAKGRIQRFILKVYSPFKRFFLKYGSNVKIFLAALIITIPLTICYTGIVKGTRKVEINQLYKTALALRAQELKSSMNVLTEQINVYRGVISTELWNELVSIKRVITEKLEGDELPGTPSLIQLIKGLSYEYPKYEFSIWNRENEQLEVAYAQGKPINVDEALMDYLMEPWPSDYYRDEVNQKLIFFKVREEVKLDLMGNVTLNLGEELKGLDAHMSLVQLNLGGAKTIEEYFGDVLFSTHPFNWVTDYQRIGDRETKLLAAIKDSFDHNRDYYGFYREETENQDYLIFGHKSSDFSMGILLTLPTSTFTTDVLDMIESYDQGRQERVIGALVISAITILAAFIGGALVIRKAKMKEVMMEKRRAHLALEHNEIIFSKYERINEMAHDVKNHISSIKGLIELEQNQAALDYIDVMYDDLGKLSNTIVTGHQLMDVILNEKLSLIKKGNIHFDYKIERVNLSFINDKDLTILLTNLLDNAIESCQQSENKEIEFQVYTFNESYIVIKLINSCDHEPIVINQLLMSRKRERMTYGYGVKNIERVTSYYGGMTMWKFDEVNAQFQFTVTIPIPTAD; from the coding sequence ATGCAGAATCGAACTAAACATATCGTAGCTAAGGGAAGGATTCAACGGTTTATTTTAAAAGTTTATTCCCCATTTAAACGTTTCTTCCTCAAATATGGATCGAACGTGAAAATTTTTCTAGCAGCGTTGATTATTACGATCCCTTTGACCATTTGTTATACAGGAATTGTTAAGGGAACGAGAAAGGTTGAAATTAATCAGTTATATAAAACAGCGTTGGCATTAAGGGCACAAGAATTAAAAAGTTCGATGAATGTATTAACGGAGCAAATTAATGTTTATCGGGGAGTCATCTCAACGGAGCTTTGGAATGAATTGGTCTCAATTAAACGGGTCATTACCGAAAAGTTAGAAGGAGACGAACTCCCTGGAACACCCTCTTTAATACAGTTGATCAAAGGATTGAGTTATGAATACCCGAAGTATGAATTTTCGATTTGGAATCGAGAAAATGAACAGTTAGAAGTCGCTTATGCACAAGGAAAGCCAATCAATGTGGATGAAGCTTTAATGGATTATTTGATGGAACCATGGCCATCAGACTATTATCGTGATGAAGTGAATCAAAAACTCATCTTTTTTAAGGTTCGCGAAGAAGTGAAGTTAGATTTAATGGGGAATGTCACGTTAAATCTAGGAGAAGAACTTAAAGGATTAGATGCCCATATGAGTTTAGTTCAATTAAATTTAGGCGGGGCCAAAACCATTGAAGAGTATTTTGGGGATGTGTTGTTTAGTACCCACCCCTTTAATTGGGTGACAGATTATCAAAGAATAGGGGATCGTGAAACAAAATTACTGGCAGCGATTAAAGATTCCTTCGATCATAATCGAGACTATTATGGATTTTATCGTGAAGAAACGGAGAATCAAGATTATTTAATTTTTGGACATAAAAGTAGTGACTTTAGTATGGGGATTTTATTAACTCTTCCGACTTCAACGTTTACAACTGACGTTCTTGATATGATTGAAAGCTATGACCAAGGGAGACAGGAACGAGTCATAGGCGCTTTAGTAATCAGTGCGATTACGATTTTAGCAGCTTTTATTGGAGGTGCTCTTGTCATACGAAAAGCGAAAATGAAGGAAGTCATGATGGAAAAGCGCCGTGCTCACCTCGCACTAGAACATAATGAAATTATATTTTCAAAATACGAACGCATTAATGAAATGGCACACGACGTAAAAAATCATATCAGTTCAATTAAGGGGCTCATTGAGTTAGAACAGAATCAGGCGGCCTTAGATTATATTGATGTGATGTATGATGATTTAGGGAAACTTTCAAATACGATTGTTACAGGTCATCAATTAATGGATGTCATTTTAAATGAAAAATTAAGCCTCATCAAAAAAGGAAATATTCACTTTGATTATAAAATCGAACGTGTGAATTTATCATTTATCAACGACAAGGATTTAACGATCTTACTAACAAACCTCCTTGATAATGCGATTGAAAGTTGTCAACAAAGCGAGAATAAAGAGATAGAATTTCAAGTTTATACGTTTAATGAGTCGTATATCGTTATAAAATTAATAAATAGCTGTGATCATGAACCTATCGTGATCAACCAATTACTCATGAGTCGTAAGCGTGAGCGCATGACCTATGGATATGGAGTGAAAAATATCGAACGTGTGACATCCTATTACGGGGGAATGACGATGTGGAAATTCGATGAAGTTAATGCCCAATTTCAATTTACGGTGACGATTCCAATTCCGACTGCTGATTAA
- a CDS encoding LCP family protein yields the protein MKRFKVLWIILGVVVLLVGGGVGAAYYVVNSTLSKMDMTEKIDKTEAGIEKDLLEKEKRSQVINIAIFGIDKNGDETDGRSDAMKILSLDTKNNEAKITSLQRDTLIYIPGVKQDFEKLNHAYAYGGAKLALQTINYNFDLDLTRYVAFNFEAVEHVIDAMGGIELEIYENEVPFIAEVSHSGYQHLDGKQALGYMRLRYSDNDYVRMDRQTAVMKAMFSKLSTLDYSQLLDLVNECLPYIETNISTNEILSLGMKALKVDLGNIQSYQIPRGSGETVNQSVTYNGYSPLYIVDSYQQLVKDVHEDIYGDSNYEPSKRVKEMEATIYEKFGYIEK from the coding sequence ATGAAGCGATTTAAAGTGTTATGGATCATACTCGGAGTGGTTGTTTTACTTGTCGGAGGTGGAGTTGGGGCCGCTTATTATGTTGTAAATTCAACGCTTTCAAAAATGGACATGACGGAGAAGATTGATAAAACGGAGGCGGGAATTGAAAAAGATCTGTTAGAAAAAGAGAAACGATCTCAGGTCATTAATATCGCCATCTTTGGGATTGATAAAAATGGGGATGAAACAGATGGACGCAGTGATGCGATGAAAATTTTATCGCTAGATACGAAGAATAATGAGGCTAAAATTACGTCGTTACAGCGCGACACGCTCATTTATATTCCTGGAGTTAAACAGGATTTTGAAAAGTTAAATCATGCCTATGCTTACGGAGGGGCTAAACTCGCGTTACAGACGATTAACTACAATTTTGATTTAGACCTTACACGTTATGTGGCCTTCAATTTTGAAGCTGTAGAGCATGTTATTGATGCGATGGGTGGAATTGAATTGGAGATTTATGAAAATGAAGTTCCGTTTATTGCAGAAGTATCGCATAGTGGTTATCAACATTTAGATGGTAAGCAAGCATTAGGATATATGCGTTTGCGTTATTCAGACAATGATTATGTCCGAATGGATCGCCAGACTGCTGTTATGAAGGCAATGTTTTCAAAGTTATCAACACTTGATTACTCACAATTATTAGACTTAGTCAATGAATGTTTGCCATATATTGAAACGAATATTTCAACAAATGAAATTTTATCGCTGGGAATGAAAGCTTTAAAAGTTGATTTAGGAAATATCCAATCGTATCAAATTCCACGTGGAAGTGGTGAAACAGTGAATCAGAGCGTGACATATAACGGTTATAGTCCACTTTATATTGTCGATAGTTACCAACAATTAGTGAAGGACGTCCATGAAGATATTTATGGAGATTCAAACTATGAGCCTTCAAAACGCGTCAAAGAAATGGAAGCAACGATTTACGAAAAATTTGGTTATATTGAGAAGTAA
- a CDS encoding DedA family protein, giving the protein MEWIIEFIAQYGMIAMFLFIACEYACLPLPSEVVLPLSGAMAVSSGRPLLLVIFISVVAGLLGSMICYSIGYSGGSRVLEFMKHRYPSTKRGIESTQHFYKKYATFSVAIGRVIPLFRTYISFMAGITKQSVTTFILASSIGIFAWNSLLITLGYVLADRWREVMGYYDKGKWFILLGFGLIIGGIALKKVHERKKMKYPL; this is encoded by the coding sequence ATGGAATGGATCATTGAGTTTATTGCACAATACGGAATGATTGCGATGTTTCTCTTTATTGCCTGTGAATATGCGTGCCTTCCTCTTCCAAGTGAGGTGGTGTTACCACTATCAGGTGCCATGGCCGTATCGAGTGGGCGGCCACTGCTTCTAGTGATTTTCATCAGCGTCGTTGCAGGATTACTCGGTTCAATGATTTGTTACAGTATCGGGTATAGCGGCGGAAGTCGTGTCCTAGAATTCATGAAACACCGATATCCAAGTACAAAGAGAGGAATTGAATCCACCCAGCACTTTTACAAAAAATACGCGACCTTCTCTGTAGCGATCGGGCGCGTGATTCCACTCTTTCGAACATACATTTCCTTTATGGCAGGAATTACAAAACAAAGCGTCACGACCTTCATCCTCGCCTCATCCATCGGGATTTTTGCTTGGAATAGCCTCCTCATTACACTTGGGTATGTTTTAGCGGATCGTTGGCGCGAGGTCATGGGTTACTATGACAAAGGGAAATGGTTTATTTTACTCGGATTTGGCTTGATCATCGGGGGCATCGCCCTAAAAAAAGTGCACGAGCGAAAGAAGATGAAATATCCCCTATAA
- a CDS encoding Rpn family recombination-promoting nuclease/putative transposase, with translation MGPVLLPPTMDFVFKGLFGNEKRPELLISFLNAVLTPDEPITSITFKDRVLDKQYKNDKLGSLDILATTNKGELINVEVQVADERNMIERSLFYWSRLFSGQLQSGNPYQKLERTICINLLDFNLLDTHEYHSCYVLKEKERNEVLSDLLELHFIELDKIKDIKQASDIKTHLEAWLEFIKHPESQVSYELARQDEAIREAKDDLLILSCNEQFRLYYEARLKALLDKTSRLQTAREEGLAQGIEQEKLKHLKNCFSLELSEEQIARITELSIDEVRRLRQELTF, from the coding sequence GTGGGACCGGTACTATTACCCCCAACAATGGATTTTGTTTTCAAAGGGCTGTTTGGAAACGAGAAGAGACCAGAACTGTTAATTTCATTTTTAAATGCGGTATTAACACCCGATGAACCGATTACTTCGATTACCTTTAAGGATCGAGTACTCGATAAACAATATAAAAATGATAAACTCGGATCGTTAGATATTTTAGCTACAACAAACAAAGGGGAGTTAATCAATGTTGAGGTTCAGGTGGCGGATGAAAGGAACATGATTGAGCGGAGTTTGTTTTATTGGAGTCGGTTATTTTCGGGACAACTTCAAAGCGGGAACCCTTATCAAAAACTTGAGCGAACGATTTGTATTAACCTTCTCGATTTTAATTTACTGGATACGCACGAGTATCATAGTTGTTATGTCCTAAAGGAAAAGGAACGTAATGAAGTACTCAGTGACTTATTAGAACTACACTTTATTGAACTTGATAAAATAAAAGATATAAAGCAGGCAAGCGACATTAAAACACACTTAGAAGCATGGCTTGAATTTATTAAGCATCCAGAAAGCCAAGTGAGCTACGAGTTAGCTCGCCAAGATGAAGCCATTCGTGAAGCCAAAGATGACCTCCTGATTTTAAGTTGTAATGAGCAGTTCCGTTTATATTATGAGGCACGTTTAAAAGCGTTGCTCGATAAAACGAGCCGCCTACAAACGGCGAGAGAGGAAGGCCTCGCACAAGGAATTGAGCAAGAAAAGTTAAAACATCTTAAAAATTGTTTTTCTCTTGAATTGAGCGAGGAGCAAATTGCACGAATTACTGAACTGTCAATTGATGAAGTGCGGCGATTAAGACAGGAATTAACGTTTTAA
- a CDS encoding IS30 family transposase yields MSYKHLNTFERTRIEVLSKMGYSTRQIAGQLNRHHSTIARELKRNTQKTYQAELADKLAEQRRLVCHRPETKSEEVIQTIQHYLKLTWSPEQISNTVLKGVISFKTIYRWIYDGTILLGDLSCLRQKGKRRKPRETRGRFNIGTSIHQRPKEVKKRQAFGHWELDTVVSSRGKSKGCLATFIERQTRFYVAVKIENRSASEMYRAISELYEHFPKDTFKTYTVDRGKEFACYSKVEADLKVPVYFADAYSSWQRGSNENANGLLREFFPKKTDLARVSEKEIDEALLLINHRPRKCLGWKTSFELFHEKLSHLY; encoded by the coding sequence ATGAGTTATAAACATCTTAACACATTTGAGCGTACACGTATAGAAGTTCTTTCAAAAATGGGTTATTCAACGAGACAAATTGCGGGGCAATTAAATCGTCATCATTCAACCATTGCTCGTGAACTAAAACGAAATACTCAAAAGACGTATCAAGCAGAGCTAGCAGATAAATTAGCCGAGCAACGTCGCTTAGTTTGTCATCGTCCAGAGACCAAATCTGAAGAAGTTATTCAAACCATCCAACATTATTTAAAGTTAACCTGGTCGCCTGAACAAATTTCTAATACGGTTTTAAAGGGTGTTATTTCATTCAAAACTATTTATCGTTGGATTTATGACGGAACGATTTTGTTAGGGGATTTAAGCTGTTTAAGGCAAAAGGGAAAACGCCGAAAACCACGAGAAACACGCGGACGATTTAACATTGGGACATCAATTCATCAACGTCCGAAAGAGGTAAAAAAACGTCAGGCATTTGGTCATTGGGAACTTGATACAGTTGTTTCAAGCCGTGGTAAAAGTAAAGGATGTTTAGCTACATTTATTGAACGTCAAACACGATTTTATGTCGCCGTTAAAATCGAAAATCGCTCAGCATCTGAAATGTACCGAGCGATTAGTGAGTTATATGAACATTTTCCTAAAGACACCTTTAAAACTTATACCGTTGATCGAGGAAAAGAGTTTGCTTGTTATTCCAAAGTAGAAGCAGATTTAAAGGTTCCTGTTTACTTCGCTGACGCCTATTCCTCTTGGCAAAGAGGAAGTAATGAAAATGCCAATGGTCTTCTTCGAGAATTCTTTCCGAAGAAGACGGACTTAGCACGAGTTAGTGAGAAAGAGATTGATGAAGCCCTCCTCCTCATTAATCATCGACCACGAAAATGCTTAGGTTGGAAAACTTCATTCGAGCTATTTCATGAGAAACTGTCGCATTTGTATTGA